The segment GCTGCCCGTACGCATTTTCTGTGCTTTTATTCGCGCCATTCACGAGCTTTTCTGGGCGCTGATCTTTCTGCAGTTCTTCGGGTTCCATCCGCTCACCGGTGTACTGGCCATCGCGATCCCCTACGCCGGAATATTCGCCAAAGTATATTCCGAAATTCTCGAAGAAGCCGATCCGGAACCCGGCCGTGTTCTGCCTCCGGGCACCGGAAATATTACGGCCTTTCTTTATACCCGCATCCCGGATTGCTGGGTGAAGATGCGCACCTATACGGCTTACCGGCTGGAATGTGGTTTGCGTTCCAGCGCGATACTTGGTTTTGTTGGCCTGCCCACACTGGGCTTTTACCTGGAAGCGTCGTTTTCTCAGGGGCTTTACTCCGACGCCGGCGCAATGCTGATTCTGTTCTATGTCCTGATAGCCACCATGCCCCTGTGGGTAAGGCCAAAGCTATTGCCCGTGTACGTGCTTGGCGCACCCTTCTTTCTTGGCGAGGGCTTGCCGATTGTATGGGGCAATGTGCAGCGCTTCTTCACCGAAGACATTGTGCCGGCACCGCTGCGTAACGGGGAGGGTTTGACGGGCCTGATGCCCTGGCTGAGTGATCTGATGATCAACGAAGCCATCCCGGGCATCTGGAATACCATTGTGCTCACCCAGATTGCACTGGTGGCTACGGGTATTCTCTCGCTGCTGGCATTCCCTCTGATCTCCAACCATTTTGGCGGCCCCATACGCCGTAGCGCCGGCCATGTGGTTCTGGTGATCGCACGGTCCACGCCGGAGTACATTCTGGCTTATATCCTGCTGCAACTATGGGGCCCTTCGATGTTGCCTGCGGTGGTTGCCTTGGCGCTGCACAACGGCGGAATTATCGGGCACTTGATTGGCAAGCAAACCAATTCCATCAAGCTCCGTGCGGACGCACCTATCGGACTTAACCGGTACAGCTGGGAGCTGGTGCCACGGGTGTATCGTTCTTTTCTGGCATTTCTGTTCTACCGTTGGGAGATCATTATGCGGGAAACGGCCATTCTGGGGATTTTAGGCATCTACACGCTCGGGTTTTACGTAGATAGCGCTATTCAGAATATCCGGTTTGACCGCGCCATGGTGCTGATTCTGGTAACTGCCCTGCTCAACATCGGCGTTGATACCCTCGGGCGTTATGTTCGCCGCAAGCTTGCCCTGAAAACCATGCCGACCTGCTGAATATCCAGAGTTTGTTGCTTAGGCCTTGGTGTTAAAGGACTGGGCCGATGGTTGCAATAACGTTGTGCCAGATCCTCTGATGGTAATGCCATGCAAGAACCGTGGGTAAGTCAACGACCTCAGAGCGGTTGATGTAACTTTGTTGGCGTTCTGTGATTGCCAGGGTCGTGGCTTCGTCCTGCAGAAGAATGTTGTTTTCATAGTTCAGGTCAAAACTGCGCAGATCCAGGTTCGAGGAGCCAATCAGGCTTATCTTGCCGTCGATTGTGAGGGTTTTGGCGTGAAGAAGCCCGCCTTTGAACTCATGGATGATGCATCCCGCATCAAGCAGTCGGTGATAGTAACTGCGGCTGGCCGCAGCCACGATCCAGCTGTCATTCACCTTGGGAAATATCAGCGAAACCGCAACGCCCCGATGGGCGGCCGCGCACAGGGCTTCCAGAACCGTCGCATCTGGAACGAAATACGGTGTAGAGAGTGTCAGCTCGCTCTGGGCGCAGGCAATCAGGTTGGCAAAGAGCTGCGGCGTGGCCCCGTGGCGCTCGGTTGGCCCAACGCCCATAACCTTCGCCGGAAAACCGCCTTCAACGGGCTGCGAGGACAGCACAATGCAATCCAGAGATTGATTGGTGGCCTGCATCCAGTCGCTGGCAAACAGCAACTGATTCTGAACCACAACCGGCCCGGTAAACCGGAGCATGATATCCACCCAAGGCGCGTACTTGGCTTTAACCAGAAACTCCGGATCAGCGGAATTACGGCTGCCGCAATAAGTGATCCGTGAGTCAATCACGGTTATCTTGCGGTGGTTCCGAAGATCCAGCCGGCTGGTGAGAATGGTGCGGATGGGGTGCTTCAGCGACAGCGCGACAGCCAGATGAACGCCCGCCTCTTTCATGCGCTGCCAGAGCGCGGAATTAATCATCGCGCGAGACCCCAGCCCATCAGCCATGGCTCGGCATGTTACCCCTCTGCGGGCTGCGCGTATCAGTGCCTCAGCAATGGCATGGCCGGTGTTGTCATCAATCCAGATGTAATACAGCACGTGAACGTGATCTTTGGCCGCATCAATGTCTGCAACCATGCGGCTAAGCGTTTCATCGCCATCACTCATCAACTCGGCGGTGTTACCTGCTGATGGATGGAAACCGTTAATCGAGCCCGCATAGCGGAATGCAGGCCGGTAGACCGGCTCAATCAGTTTCTCTGTATTGGCTGCCTCCCCCATAAACCAGGAAGCTTTGGCTCGTATTTCCGCAAATATCTCTCTGTGTCGTTTATCCGCGCGGTTTCCCAGATCTGTTTCACCGAACAGGAAGTAAATAACGCTGCCAAAATAAGGCAGAACGTTAAGCACGATAAACCAGGCCAGGCGCACGGGAGGCGACAGGTCATCACGTAGGAGAATCCGGATAGTAAACGTAATAACCAGAAGTGTGTGGAGCATCAGGATAACGGTCATCAGGCTCCCTTTAAGGATTCAGAATCCATAGTGCTTTCATTAACCCCTGACATTACTGCGAACACGCTGATATAACCGTTATCAATTTTTGCTGCGTTGCTCGAGAACCCAGTCAATTCCTAGCTGAACGGTCTCTGCCTGTTCCGGTTTGTCCGCGGGCACTCCCTCGACCGCCGGGCGGGTAAACGCGCCCTCCTCCGTGGAAACCATGGAATCGACATCGACAGAGAGAACCAGGTAGGTGACACCACCTGAAACAACCCTCGCCCGCTGAGCCAGGCCGAAAACAAAGCGGCAGTAGTCCAGCTTCAGCTGCATCAGGTCCTGTTCGGCTTTACGAATTTTCCGTAACAGCACTTTTTGTACACTTTCGCCGTAATCCATCACGCTTTCTCTGAAGTTAACATCAATTTACCGAATCTGTTTATCTTGGGTTTGAAAAACCAGTTTCAATGGAGCAGGCTCTGGAAGTGCATTCTGGCCTTGTTGCAGATCAATACGCCAGACCATTTCGGAACCCGTGGTACAGAGTGGTGCAGTGAAACGGGCAGAGTAACTGCCATCGCCTTCACTTCGCAGCGGTACCGGGTACTCACCCATATACATGGATTCGCCGCGTAATACTGCAAGGAACCGCTCCGGTGTAGTCGGCGAATAAACGGTAAGCTGATATTCTGTGCCCTGGCCCTCGTCACCCATAACGCCCAGTTCCACTTGCCAGAGCCCGGATTTCACCTCCCACTCACAGGGCCCAGCCAGCAAGTCACAGACAGGCTGCTCACTACCGGGAGCGTCGCTATCTGGGGCTTTTAGCCATAGGGAACCAAAGATAACCACTAAAACCAGGGCCACAATGAAACCCATAGCCACAATCGCTCGTACCATACCCTCACCCAGTTGAAACCGATGAGGCATTATGGACACTATCTGCCTCAAGGCAAAAATTTCTAAACCGGCGCCAGACATGAGAAAATGCCGCGCTTTCATTTCGGACCCACTTTCTGGAACAGGATACACCCGTGCAGCCGGATATTTCCGTTAAGAACCTCAACAAGGTTTATGAGGGCGGTTTCCAGGCCCTTAAGAATATCAATCTGGACATAAACCGGGGCGAAATTTTTGCCCTGCTCGGTCCCAACGGGGCAGGCAAAACCACAATGATCAGCATCATTTGCGGCATTGCCAACATGTCTTCCGGTGAAATCACTGCCGGTGGCCACAACATCGTCAAGGATTACCGTAAAGCTCGTGAATCCATTGGCCTGGTGCCCCAGGAACTCAGTACCGATTCGTTCGAAACCGTATGGAAGGCCGTATCCTTCAGCCGCGGCCTGTTCGGTAAAGCGCCCAAGCCTGAGCACATTGAAAAGGTGCTCAGGGATCTATCGCTGTGGGACAAGCGCAATAGTCGCATTATGACCCTCTCCGGTGGCATGAAGCGCCGGCTGATGATCGCCAAGGCGCTCTCTCATGAGCCTCGGATACTGTTCCTGGATGAGCCCACGGCAGGCGTCGACGTAGAGCTGCGTCGTGATATGTGGGAGATGGTCCGTAAACTCCGGGAAGACGGTGTAACCATCATTCTTACGACCCACTACATCGAAGAAGCCGAAGAAATGGCCGATCGTATCGGGGTTATTCGCCAGGGCGAGATCATTCTGGTGGAAGAGAAGAGCCGGCTGATGAGCAAGCTGGGCAAGAAAGAGTTGCGTCTGCAATTGCAGTCGAAGCTCGACAAAGTACCCGGAGAGCTCACTCTGGAGCCTGTGGAGTTGTCAGACGATGGTTACGAACTGATTTACACCTTCGATTCGCAGCAAGAACAGGCCGGCGTGGCGCGCTTGCTACGCACCCTCGGGGATATCGGCATTGATTACCGCGACCTGCGCACCCGGGAGAGTTCCCTGGAAGAGATTTTTGTAGGCCTGGTGCATGAAAAAGATGCGGGCTAACGGGAGAAAGGCATGAATTTTTACGGTGTTAAAGCCATCTACAATTTTGAAATGTCCCGCATGCGTCGCACCCTGATGCAGAGCGTGCTCTCGCCAGTCATATCCACCTGCCTGTATTTTGTTGTTTTCGGGTCAGCAATTGGTTCGCGCATGGGCAATATCGATAACATCGAATACGCCGCGTACATCATTCCCGGTCTCGTCATGCTTTCCCTGTTGATGCAAAGCATCTCCAACGCCTCTTTCGGCATCTACATGCCAAAATTCTCCGGTACTATTTATGAGGTGCTTTCTGCACCTGTGTCCTACGTCGAAATAGTGCTGGGCTATGTGGGCGCTGCAGCCACTAAATCAGTAATACTTGGGCTGATCATACTGCTGACTGCCAGGTTATTTGTAGACTACAGCGTTCTGCACCCCTTCTGGATGCTTTCTTTCCTGGCACTGACGGCCGTAACCTTCAGCATGTTCGGGTTCATCATCGGCATATGGGCTGACGGGTTTGAAAAACTTCAGATAGTTCCCATGATGATTGTGACCCCGCTGACCTTTCTTGGCGGCACCTTTTATTCCATCGATATGCTGCCGGAAATCTGGCAGACCATCAGCCTGTTTAACCCGGTGGTATACCTGATCAGCGGTTTTCGCTGGGCATTTTACGGTGTCTCGGATGTGCACGTTGGAATAAGCGTGGGTATGACCCTGCTGTTCCTGGCGGCATGTATGGCGGGGATCTGGTGGATTTTCAAAACCGGCTATCGGTTACGCTCCTGATGCGGTCCCGCTGCGCCCTGCTCTGTTTTGCAGCCATTCTGGCAGGCTGTTCTGCCGGCTCAGATGCTCAAGAGCCTTCAGCCGGCTTGCCGGTCGTTGAAGGCTGTTTTACGACAGACTCTGGAATGGTAAACGTCAGCCTGGAACTGGCACAGGCGCCGCAGGAGCGCCACAAAGGCCTCATGGGGCGCGAATCCCTCGCAGCCAATTCGGGCATGCTGTTTCAGTACCAGGAACAGCAGAGCCCGGATCATGGCTTCTGGATGTACCAGACGCTCATTCCTCTGGATATTGCTTATCTGGATGAGAACGGCGTTATCGGCAACATTCAGCAGATGGAGCCGTGTAAATCGACCAACGGTGCGAGATGCCCGAGCTACCCTGCAGGCGTTGGGTTTATAGTTGCCGTAGAAATGAACGTTGGTTTTTTTGAGGCGAATGGAATTGCTTCCGGAGATCGCCTCAAGCTGGGAAAACAGAACTGCAAAACCCGTTAACTGTCCTTCCATTCCGGCTTGCGCTTATCCAGGAACGCACAGATACCCTCCCTCGCGTCGTCAGCACGCATGTTTTCTGCCATCACCTTGGCCGTATATTCATAAGCGTCCGCCAGTGGCATCTCCAGCTGCTTGTAGAAAGCGCCCTTGCCAATCTTCAACGTATGCCCGGATTTTTCAGCAATTGTGCGGGCCATGGTGTATACCGTCTCATCCAGCAGCGACTCATCAACAATCCGGTTTACCAGCCCCAACTGCTCTGCACGAACTGCACTGATCAGCTCCCCTGTAAGCAGCATCTCCATAGCATGCTTGCGTGAAACGTTACGGGACAGCGCCACCATAGGCGTTGAACAGAACAGCCCGATGTTTACACCTGGCGTGGCAAAACGTGCCGAATCCGCCGCCACAGCCAGATCACAGCTGGCGACCAACTGACATCCCGCCGCGGTTGCGACACCGGCCACTCGAGCAATCACCGGCTTTGGCAGATTCACAATTTGCTGCATCACCTCACTGCACCGGTTAAACAGCGCCAATTGGAATTCATGGCTATCAAGCTGATCGCGGATTTCCTTGAGATCGTGCCCTGCACAAAAGACCTTGCCCGCAGCCGCAAGAACCACCACTCGTGTAGCGTCGTCCGTTGCGATATCCGCAAGTGCGTCAGCCAAAGCATCAAGCATTCCCATGGAAAGGCTATTGCGCCGGTCAGGCTGATTCAGTGTAAGCGTGGTGATTCCGTTTTCACTGTGTTTCTGGACCAGTGGTCCTGATTGCTCGGTCATAAAAATACTCCATTTGATTCGGCTTCGGTGCCTGGGGCGGTCCGGCAGGTCTTCCCAACATACGCTGTAAATACGTCCTTGTACGCTCGGCTCCGCCATCCCTGGCTCCGCACGATTTTGGGAAGACCTGCCGAACCACCCTCTTCACTAACTTAGTCAAAGTATTGCCGAGACCGCCTATACTGTCGAAGCGACTTTTGTAGGATGCTCAGTTTTTCGCCATTGAGGTTGTTATAGACGCCCGCTGCCCATAGGCTCTAACCGGAAGCCAAATATTGCAGAGAGGAGCCGTTCATGTCGAAATTAACAATCCTCAAAGCCATTGTCGCCATCGCAATCATTGGGGGCGGTATCTTTGTGATCATTAAAGACGATCCGGCCGTACCATCCGGCGACATCAACAGCATCCAGCCGCTGCCAAAGCAGGACAACCCCTGACCCAGCCCATTGAACAGGCGAACCTGATTTGCAGACAACCCGAATCAAAGGACTAACCATCGCAGCCCTGGGCGTGCTTTTTATCGTCCCGGATGCGCTGCTGGTGAAGATCACCTCCGTGGACCCCGTGGTCTTCCTGTTCTGGCGGGGCCTGTTGCTGGCCATCAGCTTTTTTGTGATCAGCTGGGCCAGATACCGTTCACGCCTGGTCCCTGAAATCCGCAAATGCGGCCGCAAGGGGCTGTTCTGTGCCGGTGCGTTTGCCATCAGCACCCTGGGATTTGTGGTGGGCATGAAAAACACCGCCGCCGGCAACGTACTGGTCATCCTGAACACCGCACCGGTGATTGCTGCGGTAATCGCATGGGCGGTATGGAAAGAAACACTGCCCCTCAGAACCTGGGTCATCATTCTGGTGTGCGTTTCGGGCGCTACCCTGATGGCCGTCGGTGAATTCGGCAAAGGCGATCCCCTGGGCCTGATGATGGCCGTGGTTGCCGCGACAGCTCTTGCCTCAAATCTCAACGTGGCCCGCTCCAAACCTGAAAGCGATATGAGCGTGATGCTTATGTTCGGCGCGGTGGCGCTGGCTGGCGTGGCTGCCCTGCTAGGCGGTGTTCAGATGCCTTCTTCCCGGGACTTTTTCTTTATTGCCCTGCTCTGCCTGGTTTTTCTGCCCACTGCCTGCATCCTTATCCAGATCGGCCCCCGCTACATTCCGGCGGCGGAAGTCAGCCTTATGCTGTTGCTGGAAACTGTCTTGGGCTCCTTCCTGGTGTGGCTGTTTCTCGGTGAAGTGCCTCCGAAACTCAGTCTGATCGGTGGGGCAATCGTGTTCTCGGCCCTCGCCGTTCATGGCTGGACTGAGGTGAACCGGTATCGAAAGGCGCGGCTGGCAGTTGATTAACCCGGTTCCCGCACGCGAAGATACGCGCTGAACGACAACAAGGAACCACCAAATGATCAACGTACCCCAACTCACCGATGCACTGCTGACCCTGGAAAACCGGGTAGCCACCCTCACCCTGAACCGCCACGACCTGCGCAACGCCCTCACGGGCTCCAACCTGATCGAAGACATCGTGACCACCGCAGAATGGGTGAACCAGTGCGACGACGTTTCAGTACTGGTGATTACCGGCGCCGGTTCCGCCTTCAGCGCCGGCGGCAATATCCGCGACATGGCCAACCGCAGTGGTGATTTTGCCGGCGACGTGGCCGAATGCGCAGACCGCTACCGCAAAGGCATCCAGCGAATCCCCCTGGCTCTGCAGAACGTGGAAGCCCCCATCATCGCCGCCGTAAACGGCCCCGCCATCGGCGCAGGCTTCGACCTGGCCAACATGGCCGATATCCGCATTGCCTCGGAAAGCGCAAAATTCGGCGAAACCTTCCTGAACCTCGGCATCATCCCCGGCGACGGCGGTGCCTGGTTTATGCAGCGTTTGATCGGCTACCAGCGAGCCTTTGAGCTGACACTGACTGGCCGCGTGATTGATGCTACGGAAGCCAAGGAACTCGGTATTGTTCTGGACGTGGTAGCGCCGGACGAACTGCTCACCGCAGCAAATGCCATGGCCAACCGCATCGCTAGCCAGCCCCCGAAAGCCACACGGCTCACCAAGCGCCTGATGAAAATGGCCCCTCGGATGGAGCTGAAGGATTTTCTGGATGTGTGTGCGAATTTCCAGGGCATGTGCCATAACGAGCCGGAGCATCTGGAAGCGGTGAACCGGATGCTGGAGGCTATGGCGAAAAAGTAATGGTGCTCCGGGCCGGAATCGAACCGGCACGACCCAGGGGTCGAGAGATTTTAAGTTATTAGCGTCCTTTTTTGAATAAGTTGGAAATTGTTTTAATAAGCAATATAAAACAGCAGTTTACGAGCCTTGACAAAAAATTGAAATTTGCAGTTGTTTGAAGAAATCCGCTATTATTTGATCGATTCTGTCTACATAGTGTCTACATAAGGACGCAAGAGACTTTCCGACGAATGCGAGT is part of the Marinobacter antarcticus genome and harbors:
- a CDS encoding PhnE/PtxC family ABC transporter permease — protein: MLSSPTVRTSLIFLAIALVGLMFADIAITASNPWRDLGNFFLGILTPNFFSSEGLMTALLRTVAFAFVGVALGGVCGFLLALVYRSLPVRIFCAFIRAIHELFWALIFLQFFGFHPLTGVLAIAIPYAGIFAKVYSEILEEADPEPGRVLPPGTGNITAFLYTRIPDCWVKMRTYTAYRLECGLRSSAILGFVGLPTLGFYLEASFSQGLYSDAGAMLILFYVLIATMPLWVRPKLLPVYVLGAPFFLGEGLPIVWGNVQRFFTEDIVPAPLRNGEGLTGLMPWLSDLMINEAIPGIWNTIVLTQIALVATGILSLLAFPLISNHFGGPIRRSAGHVVLVIARSTPEYILAYILLQLWGPSMLPAVVALALHNGGIIGHLIGKQTNSIKLRADAPIGLNRYSWELVPRVYRSFLAFLFYRWEIIMRETAILGILGIYTLGFYVDSAIQNIRFDRAMVLILVTALLNIGVDTLGRYVRRKLALKTMPTC
- the cls gene encoding cardiolipin synthase, whose amino-acid sequence is MTVILMLHTLLVITFTIRILLRDDLSPPVRLAWFIVLNVLPYFGSVIYFLFGETDLGNRADKRHREIFAEIRAKASWFMGEAANTEKLIEPVYRPAFRYAGSINGFHPSAGNTAELMSDGDETLSRMVADIDAAKDHVHVLYYIWIDDNTGHAIAEALIRAARRGVTCRAMADGLGSRAMINSALWQRMKEAGVHLAVALSLKHPIRTILTSRLDLRNHRKITVIDSRITYCGSRNSADPEFLVKAKYAPWVDIMLRFTGPVVVQNQLLFASDWMQATNQSLDCIVLSSQPVEGGFPAKVMGVGPTERHGATPQLFANLIACAQSELTLSTPYFVPDATVLEALCAAAHRGVAVSLIFPKVNDSWIVAAASRSYYHRLLDAGCIIHEFKGGLLHAKTLTIDGKISLIGSSNLDLRSFDLNYENNILLQDEATTLAITERQQSYINRSEVVDLPTVLAWHYHQRIWHNVIATIGPVL
- a CDS encoding ABC transporter ATP-binding protein, which produces MQPDISVKNLNKVYEGGFQALKNINLDINRGEIFALLGPNGAGKTTMISIICGIANMSSGEITAGGHNIVKDYRKARESIGLVPQELSTDSFETVWKAVSFSRGLFGKAPKPEHIEKVLRDLSLWDKRNSRIMTLSGGMKRRLMIAKALSHEPRILFLDEPTAGVDVELRRDMWEMVRKLREDGVTIILTTHYIEEAEEMADRIGVIRQGEIILVEEKSRLMSKLGKKELRLQLQSKLDKVPGELTLEPVELSDDGYELIYTFDSQQEQAGVARLLRTLGDIGIDYRDLRTRESSLEEIFVGLVHEKDAG
- a CDS encoding ABC transporter permease, giving the protein MNFYGVKAIYNFEMSRMRRTLMQSVLSPVISTCLYFVVFGSAIGSRMGNIDNIEYAAYIIPGLVMLSLLMQSISNASFGIYMPKFSGTIYEVLSAPVSYVEIVLGYVGAAATKSVILGLIILLTARLFVDYSVLHPFWMLSFLALTAVTFSMFGFIIGIWADGFEKLQIVPMMIVTPLTFLGGTFYSIDMLPEIWQTISLFNPVVYLISGFRWAFYGVSDVHVGISVGMTLLFLAACMAGIWWIFKTGYRLRS
- a CDS encoding DUF192 domain-containing protein; amino-acid sequence: MDFQNRLSVTLLMRSRCALLCFAAILAGCSAGSDAQEPSAGLPVVEGCFTTDSGMVNVSLELAQAPQERHKGLMGRESLAANSGMLFQYQEQQSPDHGFWMYQTLIPLDIAYLDENGVIGNIQQMEPCKSTNGARCPSYPAGVGFIVAVEMNVGFFEANGIASGDRLKLGKQNCKTR
- a CDS encoding enoyl-CoA hydratase, whose product is MTEQSGPLVQKHSENGITTLTLNQPDRRNSLSMGMLDALADALADIATDDATRVVVLAAAGKVFCAGHDLKEIRDQLDSHEFQLALFNRCSEVMQQIVNLPKPVIARVAGVATAAGCQLVASCDLAVAADSARFATPGVNIGLFCSTPMVALSRNVSRKHAMEMLLTGELISAVRAEQLGLVNRIVDESLLDETVYTMARTIAEKSGHTLKIGKGAFYKQLEMPLADAYEYTAKVMAENMRADDAREGICAFLDKRKPEWKDS
- a CDS encoding DMT family transporter; translation: MQTTRIKGLTIAALGVLFIVPDALLVKITSVDPVVFLFWRGLLLAISFFVISWARYRSRLVPEIRKCGRKGLFCAGAFAISTLGFVVGMKNTAAGNVLVILNTAPVIAAVIAWAVWKETLPLRTWVIILVCVSGATLMAVGEFGKGDPLGLMMAVVAATALASNLNVARSKPESDMSVMLMFGAVALAGVAALLGGVQMPSSRDFFFIALLCLVFLPTACILIQIGPRYIPAAEVSLMLLLETVLGSFLVWLFLGEVPPKLSLIGGAIVFSALAVHGWTEVNRYRKARLAVD
- a CDS encoding enoyl-CoA hydratase-related protein; amino-acid sequence: MINVPQLTDALLTLENRVATLTLNRHDLRNALTGSNLIEDIVTTAEWVNQCDDVSVLVITGAGSAFSAGGNIRDMANRSGDFAGDVAECADRYRKGIQRIPLALQNVEAPIIAAVNGPAIGAGFDLANMADIRIASESAKFGETFLNLGIIPGDGGAWFMQRLIGYQRAFELTLTGRVIDATEAKELGIVLDVVAPDELLTAANAMANRIASQPPKATRLTKRLMKMAPRMELKDFLDVCANFQGMCHNEPEHLEAVNRMLEAMAKK